A single region of the Zootoca vivipara chromosome 2, rZooViv1.1, whole genome shotgun sequence genome encodes:
- the LOC118080100 gene encoding olfactory receptor 2G3-like, producing the protein MYREAMWGDNQSYEGEFILLGVADRPRLEMLLFGLVLMCYTMTLLGNTTIIVVSRLDPHLHTPMYFFLSNLSFLDLCFTTSVGPQMLVNFWRKRKTISYGACVPQLYIFLALGSTECVLLAVMAYDRYAAVCHPLRYTTIMSHSLCFKMAAIAWLFGFGNSLVHTVMTLRLPRCRENRIDNFFCEVPALIKLACVDTSFNEALLVGFSAVFLIVPLGLIMVSYSYVVVAVLRIRSAEGRQKAFSTCASHLIVVSLFYGTATFSYVQPASNYSRDQGKMVSLFYTFVVTMLNPLIYTLRNKEVHKALRRLTKRT; encoded by the coding sequence ATGTACAGGGAAGCAATGTGGGGAGATAATCAGAGCTATGAAGGAGAATTCATCTTACTGGGAGTGGCTGACCGCCCACGCTTGGAGATGTTGCTCTTTGGTCTTGTCCTGATGTGCTACACGATGACCTTGCTGGGCAACACAACCATCATTGTGGTGTCGCGGCTGGACCCCCATCTCCACacccccatgtatttcttcctcagCAACCTCTCCTTCCTTGATCTTTGCTTCACCACCAGTGTGGGCCCGCAGATGTTGGTGaacttctggaggaaaaggaagacCATCAGTTACGGTGCCTGCGTGCCCCAGCTCTACATCTTCCTTGCTTTGGGCTccacagaatgtgtccttttggcTGTCATGGCCTACGACCGATATGCTGCAGTCTGTCATCCGCTGCGCTACACTACCATTATGAGCCACTCTTtatgtttcaaaatggctgccatcgcCTGGCTTTTTGGCTTCGGCAATTCACTAGTGCACACAGTGATGACTCTTCGGCTCCCACGGTGTAGAGAGAACCGAATAGACAATTTTTTCTGTGAGGTTCCAGCCTTAATCAAACTGGCCTGTGTTGACACCTCCTTCAATGAGGCTTTGCTTGTTGGTTTTAGTGCAGTGTTCCTTATAGTACCACTAGGCCTCATTATGGTCTCTTATAGCTACGTTGTGGTTGCTGTGTTGAGGATCCGCTCAGCGGAgggcaggcagaaggccttcagcACCTGTGCTTCCCACTTGATTGTGGTGTCGCTCTTTTATGGGACGGCCACCTTCAGCTACGTTCAGCCCGCGTCCAACTACTCCCGCGATCAGGGCAAGATGGTTTCCCTTTTCTATACATTTGTTGTCACCATGCTCAATCCCTTAATCTATACCCTGAGGAACAAAGAGGTACACAAAGCTCTAAGAAGACTGACGAAGAGAACTTAA